The following proteins come from a genomic window of Rubrobacter naiadicus:
- a CDS encoding DUF3987 domain-containing protein, whose protein sequence is MSPSPRLRDLRQWVCWRSEERMGRKTKVPYSPSTGARARADDPETWGTLSEAREAARERGYGGIGFVFTASDPFCGVDLDSCVDPDTGEVEPWAREIVEHLSSYTEISPSGAGVHILVRARLPEGGNRKGRVEMYDRGRFFTVTGRRMPGTPRPIAERQERISTLHARLFPPREQGPPSTDGTGPGSGLSDAEVLRRASSARSGERFARLWAGDRSGYPSDSEADLALCSMLAFWVGPDEDRIASLFARSGLMREKWNREDYRRRTIARALEGAEFHQPGDAAGGTGADERGYPAAPSALPEAAAFPTDAMPASCRPLISEAESALGCAPELVALPMLAVLSSAIGTSRVVEIKGGWREWASLFVAVVASPGAMKTPAARVAKKPAFERQRVLSLAYAREKEEWKRELREWEVRKREAQKAGEPAPEEPEPPTMSRCVASDTTVEALVSILEDNPRGLLVHRDELAGWVRSMDQYKGGKGSDRQHWLSFWSTDEVVVDRKSRHGEPIIVARPFVSLSGGIQPAALGELGAGAEDGLMDRFLFAYPDPRHVRFTEDEISAGTEQRYAALYERLANLTLATDEHGDPNPKPLRLSREARALFAEAVDALGAEVLAPGFPARLEGVWAKLRGYLARLSLLLAVCRHCETGDRKQRVEAEDVQAASRLLDYFKAHARRVYSGLSAPDPLETLGAGLEDLLQEGGGHLEATATELYRALEEAGCEALPARPKELSQAVRALATRSPALRASFGWRGREKVVRLELAENSVGRVGSVGKGAGSTNATDATDAKPGVPDDGRERFTI, encoded by the coding sequence CACCGCCTCCGACCCCTTCTGCGGCGTGGACCTCGACTCCTGCGTGGACCCGGACACGGGTGAGGTCGAACCCTGGGCTCGGGAGATAGTAGAGCATCTCTCCTCCTACACCGAGATCTCTCCGTCGGGCGCCGGCGTGCACATCCTCGTGCGCGCGAGGCTGCCCGAAGGCGGCAACCGCAAGGGCCGCGTCGAGATGTACGACCGCGGCCGCTTCTTCACCGTCACGGGGCGGCGGATGCCCGGAACCCCGCGCCCGATTGCGGAGCGCCAGGAGCGGATCTCCACTCTCCACGCCCGCCTCTTCCCGCCGCGAGAGCAGGGACCGCCCTCCACCGACGGAACCGGACCCGGGAGCGGCCTCTCCGACGCCGAGGTCCTGCGCCGGGCCTCCTCCGCAAGGAGCGGCGAGAGGTTCGCGAGGCTCTGGGCCGGAGACCGCTCCGGCTACCCCTCGGACTCCGAGGCGGACCTCGCGCTCTGCTCCATGCTCGCCTTCTGGGTAGGCCCCGACGAGGACCGGATAGCTTCCCTGTTCGCCCGCTCCGGCCTCATGCGCGAGAAGTGGAACCGCGAAGACTACCGCCGACGCACCATAGCCCGCGCCCTCGAAGGCGCAGAGTTCCACCAGCCCGGCGATGCCGCAGGCGGCACGGGAGCCGACGAGCGCGGATACCCGGCCGCCCCATCGGCGCTCCCGGAGGCCGCTGCGTTCCCCACGGACGCCATGCCTGCCTCCTGTCGACCCTTGATCTCGGAGGCCGAGAGCGCCCTGGGGTGCGCACCCGAGCTCGTAGCCCTCCCCATGCTCGCCGTCCTTTCGAGCGCCATCGGCACGAGCCGCGTCGTCGAGATCAAAGGCGGCTGGCGCGAGTGGGCCTCCCTCTTCGTCGCCGTCGTCGCCTCCCCCGGCGCGATGAAGACCCCGGCGGCCAGGGTCGCCAAAAAGCCCGCCTTCGAGCGCCAGCGCGTGCTCTCGCTGGCCTACGCCAGAGAGAAAGAAGAATGGAAGCGCGAGCTTCGGGAGTGGGAGGTACGTAAGCGCGAGGCCCAGAAGGCCGGTGAGCCGGCCCCCGAGGAGCCGGAGCCGCCCACCATGAGCCGCTGCGTCGCCTCGGATACCACCGTCGAGGCGCTCGTTTCCATCCTGGAGGACAACCCGCGCGGCCTGCTCGTCCACCGCGACGAGCTCGCCGGTTGGGTGCGCTCGATGGACCAGTACAAGGGAGGGAAGGGCTCGGACAGGCAGCACTGGCTCTCGTTCTGGTCCACAGACGAGGTCGTCGTGGACCGCAAGAGCCGCCACGGAGAGCCCATCATCGTCGCCAGGCCCTTCGTCTCCCTCTCCGGCGGCATACAGCCCGCCGCGCTCGGCGAGCTGGGGGCCGGAGCCGAAGACGGCCTCATGGACCGCTTCCTCTTCGCCTACCCCGACCCGCGCCACGTCCGCTTCACCGAAGATGAGATAAGCGCCGGGACCGAGCAGCGTTACGCCGCCCTCTACGAGAGGCTCGCGAACCTCACCCTCGCCACCGACGAGCACGGCGACCCGAACCCGAAGCCCCTCAGGCTCTCCCGAGAAGCCAGAGCGCTCTTCGCCGAAGCCGTGGACGCCCTTGGAGCGGAGGTCCTCGCCCCTGGTTTTCCGGCGCGCCTGGAGGGCGTGTGGGCCAAGCTGCGCGGCTACCTCGCTCGGCTCTCGCTCCTTCTCGCCGTCTGCCGGCACTGCGAGACCGGAGACCGCAAGCAGCGCGTCGAGGCGGAGGACGTCCAGGCCGCCTCCCGGCTCCTCGACTACTTCAAGGCCCACGCCAGGCGCGTCTACTCCGGGCTCTCCGCGCCTGATCCCCTGGAGACTTTAGGCGCCGGCCTCGAGGATTTGCTGCAGGAGGGCGGCGGGCACCTGGAGGCTACGGCCACCGAGCTCTACCGCGCCCTCGAGGAGGCGGGCTGTGAGGCGCTCCCCGCCAGGCCCAAGGAGTTGAGCCAGGCCGTCAGGGCCCTCGCCACCCGCTCCCCGGCCCTGCGCGCCTCCTTCGGCTGGCGCGGCAGGGAGAAGGTCGTGAGGCTCGAGCTCGCAGAAAACAGCGTTGGTAGGGTTGGTAGCGTTGGCAAGGGTGCGGGATCCACCAACGCTACCGACGCAACCGACGCAAAACCCGGAGTACCCGACGACGGGCGCGAGAGGTTCACCATATGA
- a CDS encoding metal-dependent hydrolase, with protein sequence MKVATHIVFGECCLFAASAVFDFHYETPSVLAAALCSVLPDADYPKSWLGHQLGSVSEDLHRLFGHRSFMHSLLALALVTATVGLLLWWITGQPATMISVGVGYGSHLFADMMTLGGVQLFWPGRAIAVFPGRDEYRVVSGGNSERVFVALALILALLFYPVSRVGFDGLIYRLGGADTLYGTVTKVTDGDTIEVETQGRTTPVRLIGVDTPETVAPDEPIGCYGKEASAYTRRILYERQTDKEGRVVREGRLVRLEIPRIGDSEDAYGRTLAYVWIDTDGDGEYEHLFNEDLIEQGYARTTTFAHTYRREFERAREEAEERGAGLWSACPEVETT encoded by the coding sequence GTGAAGGTAGCCACCCACATAGTCTTCGGCGAGTGCTGCCTGTTCGCTGCCTCTGCTGTATTCGACTTCCACTACGAAACGCCCTCGGTCCTGGCCGCAGCGCTATGCTCCGTCCTGCCCGACGCCGACTACCCGAAAAGCTGGCTCGGCCACCAGCTCGGCAGCGTCTCAGAGGATCTCCACCGCCTCTTCGGACACCGCTCCTTCATGCACTCCCTGCTCGCCCTCGCGCTCGTCACCGCTACCGTCGGCTTGTTGCTGTGGTGGATTACCGGCCAGCCTGCCACGATGATCTCCGTCGGGGTGGGCTACGGCTCCCACCTCTTCGCCGACATGATGACGCTCGGGGGCGTCCAGCTCTTCTGGCCGGGTCGCGCCATAGCCGTGTTTCCAGGCCGCGACGAGTACCGCGTCGTCTCGGGTGGCAACTCAGAGCGCGTCTTCGTCGCCCTCGCCCTCATACTCGCTCTCCTCTTCTACCCCGTCTCCAGGGTAGGCTTCGACGGCCTCATCTACCGCCTGGGCGGAGCCGACACCCTCTACGGAACAGTAACCAAAGTGACCGACGGCGACACAATAGAGGTCGAGACCCAGGGGCGTACCACACCGGTGCGTCTCATCGGCGTTGACACCCCGGAGACCGTGGCCCCCGATGAGCCCATAGGCTGCTACGGGAAGGAGGCCAGCGCCTACACCAGGCGCATCCTCTACGAGCGACAGACCGACAAGGAAGGCAGGGTCGTACGCGAAGGTCGCCTGGTACGCCTGGAGATCCCACGCATCGGAGACTCCGAAGACGCCTACGGAAGGACGCTGGCCTACGTCTGGATCGACACAGACGGCGACGGAGAGTACGAGCACCTCTTCAACGAGGACCTCATCGAGCAGGGGTATGCCCGCACGACCACCTTCGCCCACACCTACCGTCGCGAGTTCGAGCGGGCCAGGGAAGAGGCCGAGGAGAGGGGCGCGGGATTGTGGAGCGCCTGTCCCGAGGTGGAGACCACCTGA
- a CDS encoding helix-turn-helix domain-containing protein — protein MAPQDGAQTAPPPLRGHRPCAKDPWQAAAGNAASLRSPLVKGDPYRREIMDLMAPTVTNCEPRRLDEVQCSEICRRPGVFSMDEKPDDVLTIEELSSYLKIPKSTLYKLVREGKIPSQKIGRHWRFRKEAIDRWLEEAHTDTKG, from the coding sequence GTGGCTCCTCAGGACGGGGCGCAGACCGCTCCGCCTCCTCTACGCGGTCACCGCCCCTGCGCGAAAGATCCCTGGCAGGCGGCAGCGGGTAATGCGGCCAGCTTACGCTCGCCGCTCGTGAAAGGCGATCCATATCGGCGTGAGATCATGGATCTCATGGCACCAACTGTCACCAACTGTGAACCACGTCGGTTGGATGAGGTACAATGCAGCGAAATTTGCCGGCGGCCGGGGGTGTTTTCGATGGACGAAAAACCTGACGACGTCCTGACCATCGAAGAGTTGTCTTCTTACCTGAAGATACCGAAATCTACGCTCTACAAGCTCGTTCGGGAAGGCAAAATCCCCTCCCAGAAGATTGGCCGCCATTGGCGCTTCCGGAAGGAAGCGATAGACCGCTGGCTGGAAGAGGCGCACACCGATACGAAAGGCTGA
- the brxF gene encoding BREX-3 system P-loop-containing protein BrxF, translating to MRAPLADQVLRKIGEARELYYRLILMVGPSGSGKTSALQEVSARTAAPLVNVNLELSRRMLDLTERRRALHAPRLLGEIVGEATGELVLLDNIEILFDVHLRQDPLRLLQGLSRNRTVVAAWNGSIADGHMTYAAADHPEYRRYPMHDFLVVNTSVTT from the coding sequence ATGAGGGCGCCCTTGGCGGATCAGGTTCTGCGAAAGATCGGCGAGGCTCGCGAACTCTATTACCGTCTGATCCTTATGGTGGGACCGTCGGGAAGCGGGAAAACGTCCGCGTTGCAGGAGGTATCAGCAAGGACGGCCGCACCGCTCGTCAACGTCAATCTTGAGCTGTCTCGCCGGATGCTGGACCTGACCGAACGTAGGCGGGCCCTGCACGCTCCAAGGCTCTTGGGCGAAATCGTGGGTGAAGCCACAGGCGAGCTCGTTTTGCTCGACAACATCGAGATCCTTTTCGATGTCCACCTGAGGCAGGATCCTTTGCGTCTGCTGCAGGGATTGTCCCGGAACAGGACGGTCGTGGCCGCCTGGAACGGATCCATCGCGGATGGTCACATGACCTACGCCGCGGCGGACCATCCCGAGTACCGCCGCTACCCGATGCACGATTTTCTGGTGGTGAATACCTCGGTGACGACATGA
- a CDS encoding DUF6079 family protein, with protein sequence MRYADLIQFEPIESVVQLRDADEATSARQLVSTYVISDEMAEKLTGLVIPQLQFDQPLDNKGLLVVGNYGTGKSHLMSVISAICEHADLLSALGNAQVAQAARAIAGKFKVVRTEIGATTMSLRDILVGELEEHLAAMGVTYTFPDASQVASNKRAFEEMMAAFHAEFPDRGLLLVVDELLDYLRTRKDQELILDLNFLREVGESCRDLRFRFMAGVQEAIFDSPRFAFVADQLRRVKDRFEQILIARRDVKFVVAERLLKKTGEQQAKIREYLTPFAKFYGHMNERMDEFVRLFPVHPDYIDTFERITAVEKREVLKTISLAMKNLLNQEVPEDRPGLIAYDSYWTSLRENPSFRAVPDIKAVIDCSQVLESRVTQAFTRPAYKPMALRIIHALSVHRLTTGDIYAPLGATAEELRDALCLYQPGIEDLGGDPADDLLSLVETVLREIHKTVNGQFISSNPDNRQFYLDLKKTDDFDALIEKRAESLDASQLDRYYYEALKRVMECTDQTYVTGYKIWQHELEWLEHKAARQGYLFFGAPNERSTAVPPRDFYLYFIQPFDPPHFKDEKKADEVFLRLTNTDEEFRTALTNYAAALDLASTSSGHAKATYESKATGFLRDLVGWLQKHMTDAFEVTYQGRTKSLVEWAKGKSIRELSGIASHERINFRDLVNTIAGIVLSAHFQDQAPEYPYFSVLITGQNREQAAQDALRAIAGQNRTKQATAVLDALELLDGERLDPYRSKYAKHIMNILKKKGHGQVVNRSELIQEVYGVEYFAQALGYRLEPEWAVVVLAALVYSGDLVLSIPGKKFDATGLPQLAATPIDELAHFKHIERPKDWNLPALKALFDLLGLTPGMAQLVTQGKEEPVQQLQKAISAVVEKLVLVQQSLQSGLPFWGRNLLAEEEAAQLRDRLDQTKTFLESLQAYSSPGKLKNFRYDAQEVKRHEDGLSALSEIESLQELVSDLGPLASYLSEAMMAMPEDHPWVAQAKEAKERVLSQIAAIANQESNTRNQIPQLRQELTNLKQSYVQAYLAMHTRARLGVNEDKRKRALMGDERLKTLSRLSTIDLMPRQHLTDFQNRLAGLKSCFALTEQDLDASPVCPHCSFRPGTEGVGAPAATVLEHLDTELDKLLDDWTQTLLANLEDPTTRGNLDLLKPEPRKLADAFLKERKLPDELGQDFIHALQEVLSGLVKVAVTPEDLRAALLKGGSPATPAEMKKRFEEYLDELTKGHEPGKVRIVLE encoded by the coding sequence ATGAGGTATGCAGACCTGATCCAGTTCGAGCCCATCGAGTCCGTAGTCCAGCTACGGGATGCCGATGAGGCCACGAGCGCCAGACAGCTGGTCAGCACCTATGTCATCTCCGACGAGATGGCTGAGAAGCTGACCGGCCTTGTGATCCCCCAGCTTCAGTTCGATCAGCCCCTCGATAACAAGGGGCTGCTGGTGGTCGGTAACTACGGTACCGGTAAGTCACACCTGATGTCTGTGATCTCCGCTATCTGCGAGCACGCGGACCTGCTTTCCGCCCTGGGCAACGCACAGGTGGCACAAGCAGCAAGAGCGATCGCAGGCAAGTTCAAGGTGGTCCGCACCGAGATCGGAGCCACCACCATGTCGCTGCGGGACATCCTCGTCGGCGAGTTGGAGGAGCACCTGGCCGCCATGGGCGTGACCTACACCTTCCCGGATGCCAGCCAGGTTGCGAGCAACAAGCGGGCCTTCGAGGAGATGATGGCCGCGTTCCACGCAGAGTTCCCGGACCGTGGCCTGCTCCTGGTCGTGGATGAGCTGCTGGACTATCTCCGCACCCGCAAGGACCAGGAGCTGATCCTCGACCTCAACTTCCTGCGTGAGGTGGGTGAGTCTTGCCGAGACCTGCGCTTCCGCTTCATGGCGGGCGTGCAGGAGGCCATCTTCGACAGCCCCCGTTTCGCCTTCGTGGCCGATCAACTCCGCCGGGTCAAGGACCGCTTCGAACAGATCCTTATCGCCCGCAGGGACGTGAAGTTCGTCGTCGCCGAGCGCCTCCTCAAGAAGACCGGCGAGCAGCAGGCCAAGATCCGCGAGTACCTCACACCGTTCGCCAAGTTCTACGGCCACATGAACGAGCGGATGGACGAGTTCGTCCGCCTCTTCCCGGTCCATCCCGACTACATCGACACCTTCGAGCGCATCACGGCGGTGGAGAAGCGCGAGGTGCTCAAGACCATCTCTTTGGCCATGAAGAATCTACTCAACCAAGAGGTGCCGGAGGACCGACCCGGTCTCATCGCCTACGACAGCTACTGGACTTCCTTACGCGAGAACCCCTCCTTCCGCGCCGTCCCAGACATCAAGGCGGTGATCGACTGCAGCCAGGTGCTGGAGTCCCGTGTCACACAGGCCTTCACCCGGCCGGCGTACAAGCCTATGGCTCTCCGCATCATCCACGCGCTCTCGGTCCACCGGCTGACGACCGGAGACATCTACGCACCCCTGGGTGCCACGGCCGAGGAGCTGCGCGACGCGCTCTGTCTCTACCAGCCCGGCATCGAGGACCTGGGCGGAGACCCGGCCGACGACCTCCTTTCCCTGGTGGAAACTGTCCTGCGCGAGATCCACAAGACCGTCAACGGCCAGTTCATCTCCTCCAACCCGGACAACCGGCAGTTCTATCTGGATCTCAAGAAGACCGACGACTTCGACGCGCTTATCGAGAAGCGCGCCGAGAGCCTCGATGCCTCCCAGCTCGACCGCTATTACTACGAGGCCCTGAAACGGGTCATGGAGTGCACCGACCAGACCTACGTCACCGGCTACAAGATCTGGCAGCACGAGCTAGAATGGCTGGAGCACAAGGCGGCAAGACAAGGATATCTCTTCTTCGGCGCTCCCAACGAGCGCTCGACGGCCGTGCCGCCCCGTGATTTCTACCTCTACTTCATCCAGCCGTTCGATCCACCGCACTTCAAGGACGAGAAGAAGGCCGATGAAGTGTTTCTTCGCCTGACCAACACGGACGAAGAGTTTCGGACCGCGTTGACGAACTACGCCGCGGCGCTGGACCTCGCGTCCACCTCGAGCGGCCACGCCAAAGCCACCTACGAGTCCAAGGCCACCGGATTCCTGCGGGACCTGGTGGGCTGGCTGCAGAAGCACATGACCGATGCCTTCGAGGTGACCTACCAGGGACGCACCAAGTCGCTGGTCGAATGGGCCAAGGGCAAGTCCATCCGCGAGCTGTCCGGGATCGCCTCCCACGAGCGGATCAACTTCCGCGACCTGGTGAACACCATCGCCGGCATCGTCCTGTCCGCACACTTTCAGGACCAGGCGCCCGAGTATCCCTACTTCTCGGTGCTCATCACGGGCCAAAACCGCGAGCAGGCGGCACAGGACGCCCTGCGCGCCATCGCCGGACAGAATCGCACCAAGCAGGCGACCGCCGTGCTCGACGCCCTGGAGCTCCTCGATGGCGAGCGGCTCGATCCGTACCGCTCCAAGTACGCCAAGCACATCATGAACATCCTCAAGAAGAAGGGGCACGGCCAGGTGGTCAACCGCTCGGAGCTGATCCAGGAGGTCTACGGCGTCGAGTACTTCGCGCAGGCCTTGGGCTACCGTCTGGAGCCCGAATGGGCTGTCGTGGTCCTGGCCGCGCTGGTCTACTCCGGTGACCTGGTGCTTTCGATTCCCGGCAAGAAGTTCGACGCCACCGGGCTGCCGCAACTGGCCGCGACGCCCATTGACGAGCTGGCCCACTTCAAGCACATCGAGCGGCCCAAAGACTGGAACCTGCCCGCCCTCAAGGCACTCTTCGATCTGCTCGGGCTCACGCCGGGCATGGCGCAGCTCGTCACCCAGGGCAAGGAAGAGCCGGTCCAGCAGCTCCAGAAAGCCATCTCCGCGGTGGTGGAGAAGCTGGTCCTGGTCCAACAGAGCCTGCAAAGCGGCCTGCCGTTCTGGGGCAGGAACCTGCTCGCCGAGGAGGAAGCAGCCCAGCTGCGCGACCGGCTCGACCAGACCAAGACCTTCCTGGAATCCCTCCAGGCCTACTCCTCGCCCGGCAAGCTCAAGAACTTCCGCTATGACGCCCAGGAGGTGAAGCGTCACGAAGACGGCCTGAGTGCCCTCTCGGAGATCGAGTCCCTGCAGGAGCTGGTGAGCGACCTGGGTCCCCTCGCCTCGTATCTCTCCGAAGCCATGATGGCGATGCCTGAAGATCATCCTTGGGTGGCGCAGGCGAAAGAGGCGAAAGAGCGCGTTCTCAGTCAGATTGCAGCCATAGCAAACCAAGAATCCAACACCAGGAACCAGATACCCCAGCTTCGTCAGGAACTGACGAATTTGAAGCAGTCCTACGTGCAAGCCTATCTCGCCATGCACACCCGGGCCCGACTGGGCGTGAACGAGGACAAGCGCAAGCGCGCGCTGATGGGCGACGAACGGCTCAAGACCCTCTCGAGGCTCTCCACCATCGACCTGATGCCGCGCCAGCACCTGACCGATTTCCAGAACCGCCTGGCTGGCCTGAAGAGCTGCTTCGCGCTCACCGAGCAGGACCTCGACGCATCGCCGGTCTGCCCGCATTGCTCCTTCCGGCCCGGCACGGAGGGCGTGGGCGCACCTGCAGCGACCGTGCTCGAGCACCTGGACACGGAGCTGGACAAGCTCCTCGACGACTGGACCCAGACGCTGCTGGCCAACCTGGAGGACCCGACCACCCGCGGCAACCTCGACCTGCTCAAACCCGAGCCCAGGAAGCTGGCGGATGCCTTCCTCAAGGAACGCAAGCTGCCCGACGAACTGGGCCAGGATTTCATCCACGCCCTGCAGGAGGTGCTCTCCGGGCTGGTCAAGGTCGCGGTTACACCTGAGGATCTGCGCGCGGCCCTTCTCAAGGGCGGCTCACCGGCGACGCCGGCGGAGATGAAAAAACGCTTCGAGGAATACCTCGATGAACTCACCAAGGGCCATGAGCCCGGCAAGGTTCGGATCGTGCTGGAGTGA
- a CDS encoding ATP-binding protein, producing MNRKELEQIAQQGESETVEFKKSTAQVRRAMETLCGMLNGHGGRVLFGITPQGQIVGQTVSDKTLREVADQLRRFEPPGTIAQTRIALGDGKEVLALEAQPDPTRRPYVFDGRPYQRVGPTTSVMPQETYHRLLAERPDSRTRWETLPAERFGLADLDQEEILRTVRLGIAAGRLPESTGNDVSDILHRLGLLKEGRLNNAAIVLFGTRFLPDYPQCQLRMARFGGVDKSEFLDQRQIEGHAFDLLDEAMLFLRRHLPVAGRIVPGLFEREDEPLFPLEALREALVNAFCHRDYTIAGGAVSLAIYDDRLEIWSDGTLPAGLSPADLKREHPSKPRNPLIAKVFYLRGVIERWGRGTQKIVELCVKAGHPEPEFGEQAGSVWVRFLPSGYIAPHRVAHDLTERQRELLQIIAHHGPIPLREIMQQMASPPASATVRDDLYHLKRLELVDSTGHGRGAVWRLRGEERS from the coding sequence GTGAATCGGAAAGAACTCGAACAAATCGCCCAACAGGGTGAATCCGAAACCGTAGAGTTCAAGAAATCCACAGCACAGGTCCGCCGGGCGATGGAAACACTCTGCGGCATGCTCAACGGCCACGGCGGCCGTGTGCTGTTCGGTATCACACCCCAGGGACAGATCGTTGGGCAGACGGTTTCCGACAAAACTTTACGGGAGGTGGCCGATCAGCTCAGGCGCTTCGAACCTCCGGGCACCATTGCCCAGACACGCATTGCCCTCGGGGACGGTAAGGAGGTGCTGGCGCTGGAGGCGCAGCCGGATCCTACCCGGCGCCCCTACGTCTTCGACGGCCGGCCTTATCAGCGGGTGGGGCCCACCACCTCCGTGATGCCCCAGGAAACCTACCACCGGCTTCTGGCGGAACGTCCCGACAGTCGCACCCGCTGGGAAACGTTACCTGCCGAGAGATTCGGCTTGGCCGACCTCGACCAAGAAGAAATCCTGCGCACCGTGCGCCTGGGTATCGCCGCCGGGCGTCTGCCGGAGTCGACCGGCAACGATGTGTCCGACATCCTGCATCGTCTGGGGTTGCTGAAGGAAGGCAGACTTAACAACGCAGCCATTGTTCTATTCGGGACCCGCTTCCTGCCTGACTACCCCCAATGCCAGTTACGTATGGCCCGCTTTGGCGGCGTAGACAAATCAGAGTTTCTCGATCAACGTCAAATCGAAGGCCATGCATTCGATCTTCTCGACGAGGCGATGCTGTTTTTGCGTCGTCACCTTCCGGTGGCGGGCCGGATCGTACCCGGCCTGTTCGAGCGGGAGGACGAACCACTGTTTCCCTTGGAGGCCTTGAGGGAGGCGCTGGTCAACGCCTTCTGCCATCGGGACTACACCATTGCAGGTGGGGCGGTGAGTCTTGCAATCTACGACGACCGTCTGGAGATCTGGAGCGATGGAACATTGCCTGCTGGCCTCAGCCCGGCAGACCTCAAGCGGGAGCACCCGTCGAAGCCGCGCAATCCATTGATCGCCAAGGTGTTCTATCTTCGCGGCGTCATCGAGCGCTGGGGACGCGGTACCCAGAAGATCGTCGAGCTGTGCGTCAAGGCCGGCCACCCAGAACCCGAGTTCGGCGAGCAGGCCGGCAGCGTCTGGGTGCGCTTCCTACCCAGCGGTTACATCGCTCCGCATCGCGTAGCGCATGACCTCACCGAGCGCCAGCGGGAGCTGCTGCAAATCATTGCTCATCACGGTCCGATCCCTCTTCGAGAGATCATGCAGCAGATGGCCAGCCCGCCGGCCTCCGCTACGGTGCGGGATGATCTCTACCATCTGAAGCGTCTGGAACTAGTAGATTCCACCGGGCATGGCCGAGGGGCCGTGTGGCGGCTTCGCGGAGAGGAAAGGTCATGA